The proteins below come from a single Aegilops tauschii subsp. strangulata cultivar AL8/78 chromosome 6, Aet v6.0, whole genome shotgun sequence genomic window:
- the LOC109779493 gene encoding transmembrane 9 superfamily member 11: protein MAMAAARPRLLLLLAAAAAALLLTPAHAFYLPGSYPHKYAPGEPLSVKVNSLTSIDTEIPYSYYSLPFCAPPEGVKDSAENLGELLMGDRIESSPYRFKMHANESDVLLCRSAPLSPPDFALLKRRIDEMYQVNLILDNLPAIRYTRKDDYFLRWTGYPVGIRVGVDYYVFNHLQFTVLVHRYEDPNVARVMGAAGDASDGAAVPANAGKDASAAPGWMVVGFEVVPCSIKHNPEDARAVKMYGKFPSKIKCDPSTVSMSIKENEPIVYTYEVSFVESDIKWPSRWDAYLKMEGAKVHWFSILNSLMVIAFLAGIVFVILLRTVRRDLTRYEELDSEAQAQMNEELSGWKLVVSDVFRAPSNPMLLCMMVGDGVQILGMAVVTILFAALGFMSPASRGTLITGMLFFYLVLGILAGYASVRVWKTIRCGDHSGWVGVSWRTACFFPGIAFLILTTLNFLLWGSQSTGAIPFSLFVVLILLWFCISVPLTLVGGFLGAKAPHIEYPVRTNQIPREIPAQKYPSWLLVLGAGTLPFGTLFIELFFIMSSIWMGRVYYVFGFLFIVMLLLVIVCAEVSLVLTYMHLCVEDWKWWWKSFFSSGSVAIYIFLYSINYLVFDLKSLSGPVSATLYLGYSLFMVIAIMLATGTVGFISSFCFVHYLFSSVKAD, encoded by the coding sequence ATGGCCATGGCGGCGGCCCgcccgcgcctcctcctcctgctcgccgcggcggcggcggcgctcctccTCACCCCGGCCCACGCCTTCTACCTCCCGGGGAGCTACCCGCACAAGTACGCCCCGGGGGAGCCCCTCAGCGTGAAGGTGAACTCGCTCACCTCCATCGACACCGAGATCCCCTACAGCTACTACAGCCTGCCCTTCTGCGCGCCGCCGGAGGGGGTCAAGGACAGCGCGGAGAACCTCGGGGAGCTGCTCATGGGCGACCGCATCGAGAGCTCGCCCTACCGCTTCAAGATGCACGCCAACGAGTCGGACGTGCTGCTCTGCCGCTCCGCCCCCCTCTCCCCGCCGGACTTCGCGCTCCTCAAGCGCCGCATCGACGAGATGTACCAGGTCAACCTCATCCTCGACAACCTCCCCGCCATCCGCTACACCCGTAAGGACGACTACTTCCTCCGCTGGACGGGGTACCCCGTCGGCATCCGCGTTGGCGTCGACTACTACGTCTTCAACCACCTCCAGTTCACCGTGCTCGTGCACCGCTACGAGGACCCCAACGTCGCCCGCGTCATGGGCGCCGCCGGCGACGCCTCCGACGGCGCCGCCGTCCCCGCCAACGCCGGCAAGGACGCCTCCGCCGCCCCCGGCTGGATGGTCGTCGGCTTCGAGGTCGTGCCCTGCAGCATCAAGCACAACCCCGAGGACGCCAGGGCCGTCAAGATGTACGGAAAATTCCCCAGCAAGATCAAGTGCGACCCCTCCACCGTCTCCATGAGCATCAAGGAGAACGAGCCCATCGTCTACACCTACGAGGTCTCCTTCGTCGAGAGCGACATCAAGTGGCCCTCCCGGTGggacgcctacctcaagatggaGGGCGCCAAGGTGCACTGGTTCTCCATCCTCAACTCGCTCATGGTCATTGCGTTCCTCGCCGGCATCGTCTTCGTCATACTGCTCAGGACCGTCAGGCGCGATCTCACGAGGTACGAGGAGCTCGACAGTGAGGCGCAGGCCCAGATGAACGAGGAGCTGTCCGGGTGGAAGCTCGTGGTCAGCGATGTCTTCCGTGCGCCCAGCAACCCAATGCTGCTCTGCATGATGGTTGGTGATGGGGTTCAGATCCTCGGAATGGCCGTGGTCACCATCCTGTTTGCCGCGCTTGGGTTCATGTCGCCGGCCTCCCGTGGTACCCTGATCACAGGCATGCTCTTCTTCTACCTGGTCCTCGGGATCCTGGCAGGATACGCCAGTGTCCGCGTCTGGAAGACAATCAGGTGTGGAGATCACTCGGGCTGGGTGGGTGTTTCGTGGAGGACAGCCTGCTTCTTCCCTGGCATCGCGTTCCTGATCCTCACCACACTCAACTTCCTGCTGTGGGGAAGCCAGAGCACCGGCGCCATCCCCTTCTCGCTGTTCGTTGTGCTGATCCTGCTCTGGTTCTGCATCTCTGTGCCGCTTACGCTCGTCGGCGGGTTCCTCGGTGCCAAGGCGCCGCACATCGAGTACCCTGTCCGCACGAACCAGATCCCGCGTGAGATCCCTGCCCAGAAGTACCCGTCCTGGCTGCTGGTTCTCGGCGCCGGCACACTGCCCTTCGGCACCCTGTTCATCGAGCTCTTCTTCATCATGTCAAGCATCTGGATGGGGCGCGTGTACTACGTCTTCGGGTTCCTCTTCATCGTGATGCTGCTCTTGGTCATCGTCTGCGCCGAGGTCTCCCTGGTCCTGACCTACATGCACCTCTGCGTGGAGGACTGGAAGTGGTGGTGGAAGTCATTCTTCTCATCCGGATCCGTGGCCATCTACATCTTCCTCTACTCGATCAACTACCTGGTGTTCGACCTCAAGAGCCTGAGCGGGCCGGTGTCAGCCACCCTCTACCTCGGCTACTCGCTCTTCATGGTCATCGCCATCATGCTGGCCACCGGCACGGTCGGGTTCATCTCCTCGTTCTGCTTCGTGCACTATCTCTTCTCGTCTGTGAAGGCCGATTAA
- the LOC109779494 gene encoding uncharacterized protein: MATAVLRSHDALANRMHLDAFAASPQAAKQRRRRHPKPASPPPKVVAVVPSSSPPKPALLASPATKQAPAAGRRSPPAKPARKQPSPTKEKPRQQPIVMEAVRILKRGEEPPAPSPAPAPVQARAQAPPADRRVRSPSPASPPVVKARPQAPPADRRVRSPPPATAPIPARAQAPPADKRVLRTTSRIGPQQPAVVPTKKMVPLAVAASYAGPAFSAAAPEPSSLPLPGFFFRRAEEEATRGLRCLLRIGELS; encoded by the coding sequence ATGGCGACGGCGGTGCTCAGATCCCACGACGCGCTCGCCAACCGGATGCATCTCGACGCCTTCGCCGCGTCCCCCCAGGCCGCCAAGCAGCGCCGCCGGCGCCACCCCAAGCCGGCCTCGCCGCCTCCCAAGGTGGTCGCGGTGGTTCCTAGCTCTTCGCCGCCAAAGCCGGCTCTTTTGGCGTCGCCGGCGACGAAGCAGGCCCCCGCGGCCGGCCGTCGGTCCCCGCCGGCGAAGCCTGCCCGCAAGCAGCCTTCCCCGACCAAGGAGAAGCCCCGGCAGCAGCCGATCGTGATGGAGGCCGTCCGGATCCTCAAGCGCGGCGAGGAGCCCCCGGCTCCCTCCCCCGCCCCTGCGCCTGTCCAGGCACGGGCGCAAGCCCCGCCGGCCGACAGGCGGGTGCGGTCTCCCTCCCCTGCCTCACCGCCCGTCGTCAAGGCCCGGCCCCAAGCCCCGCCTGCGGACAGGCGCGTGCGGTCTCCTCCCCCAGCCACAGCACCCATCCCGGCCCGGGCGCAAGCCCCGCCGGCCGACAAGAGGGTGCTCCGGACCACCAGCCGGATCGGCCCGCAGCAACCCGCCGTCGTGCCAACCAAGAAGATGGTGCCGCTCGCCGTCGCAGCCAGCTACGCCGGCCCGGCGTTCTCGGCCGCGGCCCCGGAGCCGAGCTCTCTCCCCCTCCCTGGGTTCTTCTTCCGCCGCGCCGAGGAAGAGGCCACCCGCGGCCTCCGCTGCCTGCTCCGCATCGGCGAGCTCTCATGA